The DNA segment ATGCTCGGGTCTTCCATCGCCTTCTTCAGATAGCCCTCCTTGACCGCCTTGTCTTCGAGGAATTGCGGTTCACAAATGGCGTGCGCGAGATCTTTCACGGACTGCGGATTCTTCCAGTCTACGCGATACGCATTCGCGCCCACTTTCTGAATCATATCGTCGATCGTGATGTTGCCAAGCTTATGCGTCCCCGCAATTTGCGCTTTCTCTTCGGCGGTGAACATCGGGCCGAGTTCTTTGTTGAGCGTCATCTGCGGATCGAGCATTTTGGCCACGAATTTGTCGAGCACGGCCTGGTCGAGTTTCAAACCGTATTCGTCATGCAGCGCTGTCACATACTCGCGCGCTTTTTCGCCAAGCTTCTGTCCCTCAACTTCGCGCATGCGCGTGGCGATGTCATTCTTGGATTCTTCGTAAGGCTTGCGGCCTTCGATGGCGCGGGTTGAATCCACCCATATCAGGTGCCAACCGAAGGGAGATTCCACCGGACCGGCGACGGTCTTCGGTTTTGCGTCCCATGCCGCGCGCTGAAACTCATCCACCATTCTACCCCACGGGAACCAGCCGAGATCGCCAGAATCGGCCGCGGTTGTCGCGTCTTCGCTCAGAAGTTTCGCGGCGGTTTTGAAATCCAGTCCTTTGTCAATTGCCGTCTTGATGGAGTCAATGCGGCTTTTCAAGCGCGCCTTGTCGGCGGCCGTCGTGTCACTTGAATTCTTCTTGACGAGAATGTGGCGCGCCATGATTTCCTTGCTGCCTTTATCATAGAAGTCGCGCATCATCGATTCGGTTATCACCGAGTTGATGATTTTGTCTTCATAAAGCAGGTCCAAAGCCTTGCGTTTCGCCGAGGCTTCGACGTTCTGCGCGATTTCGGGATTCTCGTCATACTTGCGCGCCAATCCTTCAAGATACTTGGCTTCTTCTATCGCCAAGTCATGCGCGATTTTCTTGCGCTCGTCCAAACTGCGCTGCTTGATGTTCTCCTCCGAGCGGAACTGCAGCATCATGGCGTTGCGATACTCTTCTTCCGTGATGGTCTCCTTGCCGATTTTGGCGACATAGGGGCCATCCTTTGTGCAGCCGGCGATGATAGTCAGCATCAGCAGGCTCCACAGTATTACGATTCGTTGCATTCTTTCGGTCCGTCTATTTTGATTTAAGATCTTTGACAAAGTGGTAACTGGTAATGTTCATCCCGTGTTTCAAGTAGAACCGGTGGGCATCCCAACGGCCCGAATGGGTTCCGCTATCGAGATGAACTGCCGCCAAGCCTCGTTCGCGGGCTTGCTGCTCGATATATTTGAACAAATGGTCAGCATAACCACGCCCCCGCGCCGATTCCGCCGTGACCAAGTCATCAATATACAAAACTTTTGACCAATGTAACATCTCGGTAGGACGGTAGCCTGCCGCCGCCACGGCACGGCCGCTCTCCTCTATATATATAAGGATGTAGCCGTGCTCGCGCGCTTGCCGTTCGACCTGCTCGATGAACCGCTGCTCCGTGAGATGGGGGCGAAGTTCCCTGATAACTGGATAGACGTGGCGAAATTGGTCGGGAGTTTTCGCGGTATGGATGGTCATGGAGTTATTCCTCTGAAAGGTCAAAGCCGAGAAGCATGGCTTTTTCGCGATACTGTGCCGCTCGTTCTGTCTCTCCGGAAAGAGTGTAGATTGTGCTCAGTAAGGCATACGCATTCCCTAGGTCGCTTATCGCCACACGTGACAATTGTTGGAGATAAGTTAAGCAGAGCTGTCCTGCCTGCTCAGCCTCCATCAACTCTGACTCTTCGCCCCCATTAACATAATCTTCAAGCTTGAACTCGCATTGAATCCCCCAAACGCGGCCAAGAAATCTATATAAACGCTCGGAATCCTCTTCATCGCATTCGGTTCCCTCTTGAAGGATTCGCTTGGCTTCATCTAATTCGCCGAGAACGACCGGAATACTTCGTGCCAGCCTAATGTTAAGCAACGACAGGCACAGTAAGATGCGCGCGTCAAACTCAATAATGGAATTCGGGCGAAGATCGGGAACAACTGCAAGGATTTCTTCCGCAAGCTTCTTGACTTTAATCCAATTCCCCATGTGCGAATATTCCCGGGAACAGACTAACTTGGCGCGCAACACACCTTCTATGAAGTTTTCTCTTTCATAGTGCTCAATTATCGCCTGGCAGACTCCAATGGCTTCTTCGGATCTCTTGCCGTCAATGTATTCCTTGACAAGCTCCCAAAGCGGCTCCAAACTGATGTCCGCCACGCCTGTCCAAAGATTCAACTGGTTGCTTGATCGAATCGTCAATGCGACTGCCTTCAACAGAACATCCTGTCGCTGTTCGCTGTCCCCCGCCATCAACCAGTAGTCAGCGGCGTCAATGTAGCCTTTCTGCCAGACCGACGAGTTATTTCCCGGCGCACGCGCCACCATTGCCGATACGCGTTCAAGAATCATCGCCGAAATATCTGGATAGTGAACGGCGACTTCCTCGGCACACTTATAAAGAAACCAGAAGCTGAAGCGTCCGTCGCTGTCATTTTTCAATACGCGGTCAACGGCCTGCAGAATCTCCTTCTTCTCAAAATACTCAGGGAAGAGGTCGTGTTCATCGGGAAGCCGTCTGATAATTTGACGCAAACTGAATGTGCGCTTGCGTTTCAACTTCTTCATTCGTTTCACGCCATCAACAGGCGGCAAGGACTCCGGTTCAAAGAGCCCCTCCCGAGTTGGAAATTCGTGCAGACTTGCTTCCCCTTTTCGTTTCTTTCTTGACATCAGTCTTTTAACACCCTCTTTATCATAACCACTGATACACGTCCCGTGCCGCGCTCTGTCGGTACAAATGTGTATGATGTCATGTCAGTTGTGCCAATGTAGTAATAGTTCTGATAATCCGGCAGATACTCCCGCACCTCGTACAGCGAATCGTAATAGGCGCCGCTCCAGCTCAAGCGTAACGAGTCACCGTCGTAGAACATCGTCAAATTGTCTATCGTGCTGTCAATAATGCCCCACTCCGGTGACATGGCCGAGATGTGCCCTAAAATATCACGCGAGCGAATCGCAAACCGGTAACGCTCGAGCGGCTCCGTCAGGCTGAACACGCGCTGAAATCGTGTCGTTTGATCTCCCAGCGATGTATAAGATGGATTCGTGCGCGTCCGAACGGGACTTGTTTCGGTAATCGTTGTCGTGTCGAAGAACAGCTCGTAAGTGTCGAAGTGCTGGTCATAGGCCGGCTGATTCCAGCGAACCTCCGCTGTCGTCGGATTAATGCGCAGCACCGCCGTAATGCGTACCGTCGCGGGAGCAGTCGTGTCAGGAAGCTCGTGCCACGTCAGCGCTGTATCAATCGCCGCAACGAGCGGTGCGTAATACTCGCGCAGGACGCGAAAATTCGAAAGCCTGGCGGGTGGCGAGCCGGGCAGCCAGCGCAGAAAATCCGTCGGCGTCCACAATGCGTCGGGATATTCATCGAGCTCGATGTGCACAAAATTCTCCGTGTGGCGGAACGGGTCGTGCTCTTCGTGGCAGTAGTTGCCCTGCTGATTCGAAGGCGCTCCGAGATAGTCCGTGATATTGCGAATCGGCAGCGTATCAACGCTGAAATAGTTGTACGGAGGCAGGCTCCACAGCGAAACATACTCGTCCACACGCGTGGCAATTGTCGTGTCGCCGTCTATTTGCGTTACAGGAAAGCGCGGCAATGCATGAATGAAGTCACGGTGCCGTCCCACGTCACGAATCGGCAAGTTGGGGTAGTGGTCGTCAAAAAAGCACGACATCTGCAAGTCACCCAACGCGGCGTGCTCGTTATGGTCGTAGGAGTGAATTTGAAAGACTATGAACGAACTCACCGGCGGCGCATCCCACGCGTCCACCAAGGCTTCGTGCAGCATCTGAAACGGCTGGCGGCCGTTGCGCGATGGATCGGAGACCGAACGCTCGTTCGTGTAGGTTGAAAAGGTCGTATCCCACATTACCTCGCGACCTGCTCCGGCAATCATCATCACGGCGAACTCTCCGCGCACGAAGAGGTCCGCGGCCACCGGCGGAGCCATATAGTCATCTTCAGGGTGCGGCACTTCCACGACCGCGAACGGATGACGCGGCGTCGGATTGAAAATGAAAACGCCCCATGCCTTGCCAAATCCGCCGATGACGTCATTTTCCGGCAGCGTGTCGCCGTTGGCGTCCACATAGCTCGAATCGAGCCGCTCGCGAATAATGTAATACTCCTGCCGTCTGTCCCATTCATAGAGCCGCACGAGTTCATAATTCCACTCGGTATCATAGAGTGCGAGCATTGAGTCAGCGCTGCTCCACTCCCGCGCAACCGCGTAGTCAAACATCCGCCGCCAGCGCGCGAGTGTGCTGTCGCCGTCTGCGTTCGCGGGAATATAGGTGAACCCGCCGAATCCGTTGGTCACCGGGTCCAGATTCGGCGGACCATAGTCGTTGTAATCCGGCCTCACCACTCGCTCCGAGACGTGCGACAGCCAGTTATCGTACGCACAGGTCGAGCATGTGTCGAACAAGAACCCGTGCAGCGAGCCGTGTTCCACAACCATCGCGCACGCCGCCAACGGCGCAAGGAGCAGTATGGCGAGCCCTTTCAGCACTGTTTCACCGATAGTTTCTCTGAGTTCAGCGCCTGATGAGACGCTTCACCGTGTAGCGATGAATGACGGGATTGTCGGATAATTCCACCAGATAAGTGTTGTCACTCGTTGTGCCGATGATAGTGTAGTCGACATTGTCAATCAGATACTCCCAAACTTGGAACAGCGAGTCATTGGTTTGCAGACTCCAGTTCAATCTAAGCGAGTCTCCCTCAACCAGAATCGTCAGGTCGTCAATCTGACCGTCCGTAATTCCGATGGCTGAAGACAATGGTGACTCCCAGCCAAGCAAATCCTTGGCACGCAGCGCAAACTGATAGCGCCAAACCGGTGCGGGAAAGTCCTCAATCTGTATGCCGCGAGTCAATTGGTCACCGAGCGCGCTGTAACCCGTCGTTGTGCGTGAGATGTGCGGCGAGGAAAGCGTCACTTCAACCGTATCAAAGAAAATCTGATACGTGTCAAAGTGTGTGTCATATGCCGGCCTGTCCCAACGCAGATACACGCAGCTTCCGCCGACGTCGGTCGCTTGAATCGGAGCGCACGAATCCGGGGCAAGTGTGTCCTCTTCCGTTTTCCATGTCAAGGCCGAATCCATTGCTTCGATGAACGGTTGATAAAATTCAAGCACGTTGGCGTATCGCCCCCAATTCGTCGGCGGAGTGCCCGGTATCCAGCGCTGCCAATCCAGCGGCATCCACAATCCGTCAGGGTATTCGTCCAACTCGATGTGAATGAAATTCTCCGTGTGCCTTTGCACATGATGGCCGACGTGCGCATAAACGGCTTCGACATTATCCGGAGCGCCCCACAAGTCGCCGACGGAACGAATCGTCAGCACCGTATCATCCTTCTGATACGTGTATTGCGGCGAACACGCCAAACCGATATAGTTATTGATTGCCACGCGAATGCTCGAATCCGCGGTTATTCCCGTTATGGGAAAGGTCTCAAAAGCGTGATACAAATCTTTGCGCCGCTGCAGGTCGCGCAAAGGGACATTCGGTGTCAAGTCATCGAGATAGCACGACACTTGAATATCCGGCAGCGAAAGATGCGTGGCATGGTCGTAAGAGTGGAGCTGAATAATGACAAAGGGATTGATGGGCGGCTCGCTCCACTCGTCCGTCGCGACTCGTGAAAGCTCTGCAAACGGAGTTCTGCCGTTGCGTGACGGGTCGGAGATTGAACGCGCGTTATTGTATGACGACTGCGTGCTGTCCCACATGACCTCGCGGCCGGCTCCCGCAATCATCAGTATTCCCATCTCAAGCTGTTGAAACATCTGAATGCCGACCGGTATGGACACGAAGTCATCTTCCGGATGCGGCATCTGCATCACGACCTTCTGGTGGCGCGCGTTGTCATTAAATACAAACACACCCCAGCCCTTGCGAAATCCGCCGATGACGTCATTCTCCGGCAACGTGTCTCCGTTGGCGTCCACATAACTCAAGTCCAGCCGCTCGCGCATGATATAGTAGATTCGCGCCGACGGCTCATCATAAAACTCGACCAGCTCGTAGTTCCACAAACTGTCATAACGCGATACCAGAGAATCGGCGACGTTCCATTCGCCGCGAATAGCGCTCGTGAAAACCTGCCGCCAGCGCGCTAACGTCGAGTCTCCGCCGGCGTTCGCCGGAATGTATTCGAATCCGCCAAAACGGTTCGTCTGCGGATCAAGGTGCGGCGGGCCGTAATCGTTGAATCCGGGACGCACCACACGCTCGGCGACGTGCGATTGCCAATTGTCGTACGCGCACGTCAGGCACGTGTCCATCAGAAATCCCGTGAGCGTTCCGCTCTCCTGAACTATCGCTTGCGATGTCAAGGGCATGTATAAAAGCAAAAGTACCCAACGATGCATTACTATATTCTCCGGTCATAAATAAGAGGCCGTCAATTCACCGGCGACGGCGGCTAAGTATTCTTCGGCGTAAGCTAATTTGTCTTCCCAGTTCCCGAACCTCTTCAAACTCAATTTCACGACGACATTCTTCGTCACGTCAAACTCAATCGGAAAATCACCGCTCCGCGATACCAGCGAAAGCATCTTGTCGCGCCCTGCGTGGTCGCTCGAATAACCAAGTTCGAGCTGATGCTCCAGCACGTTCACTTCGTCGGCGCCAAGTTTTTCCGCGAGGATTCTAATCCGAACCATATCAAACAGATTGCGCGCCGCGTCCGGCAGCTTGCCAAAGCGGTCTTCGACCTCGTGCATCAGCTCTTCCACTTTACCAAGTTCCTTCGCACGCGAAAGTTCGCGGTAGATGTTCAGCCGCAGGCCGCTCTCGGACAAATATGATTCGGGCAGGAACGCGTCCGCGTCAATCTTGAGTTTCACTTCGCGCTTTTCCTCAATCTCCTGCGGCCTGTCAATCTGCACCTCGCGCACAGCCTCCTCTATCAACTGCTGATACATCTCAAAGCCGATGGAGTTGATATATCCCGACTGCTCGCGTCCCAAGAGATTTCCGGCGCCGCGAATCTCCAGGTCGCGCATCGCCACTTGAAAGCCCGCGCCAAGTGAGGAGAAATTCGTTAAGGCCGACAAACGACTGCGCGCTATCTTCGACATTTCAAAGTGCGGCGGCACGAGTAAATACGCATACGCTTTGCGCGAGCTGCGGCCAATTCTTCCGCGAAGCTGATGCAGTTGCGCCACGCCCAGCCTGTCTGCACGGTTGATAATCATCGTGTTGACATTCGGCATGTCGAGTCCCGATTCGATTATCATCGTCGAAATCAGCACATCGAGATTCTGCTCTGAGAAATCGAGCATCACCTGTTCGAGTTCGTGTTCGTTCATCTGGCCGTGCGCGACTCCGATGCGAATCTTCGGCAGCAGGCGATGCAGCATTTCCGCCACCTGCTTAATGCTTTGTATGCGGTTGTGCACCAGAAACACCTGACCGCCGCGAGCTAGTTCGTGCTGCACGGCCTCCTTGATGATTTTTTCCGAGAACGGAACGACGTCCGTCTCAATCGGCTGCCGTCCCGGCGGAGGTGTTGTAATCTGGGACAAATCGCGCGCGCCCATCAAGGCCATGTGCAGCGTGCGCGGAATCGGTGTGGCGCTCATAGCCAGAACGTCCACGTTCGCGCGCAGCGTGCGTATCTTCTCCTTCTGCACAACACCGAAACGGTGCTCTTCATCTATAATCAATAAGCCGAGCTCATCGAACTGCACGTCCTTCGAGAGTAGC comes from the bacterium genome and includes:
- a CDS encoding GNAT family N-acetyltransferase, with the protein product MTIHTAKTPDQFRHVYPVIRELRPHLTEQRFIEQVERQAREHGYILIYIEESGRAVAAAGYRPTEMLHWSKVLYIDDLVTAESARGRGYADHLFKYIEQQARERGLAAVHLDSGTHSGRWDAHRFYLKHGMNITSYHFVKDLKSK
- a CDS encoding peptidylprolyl isomerase produces the protein MQRIVILWSLLMLTIIAGCTKDGPYVAKIGKETITEEEYRNAMMLQFRSEENIKQRSLDERKKIAHDLAIEEAKYLEGLARKYDENPEIAQNVEASAKRKALDLLYEDKIINSVITESMMRDFYDKGSKEIMARHILVKKNSSDTTAADKARLKSRIDSIKTAIDKGLDFKTAAKLLSEDATTAADSGDLGWFPWGRMVDEFQRAAWDAKPKTVAGPVESPFGWHLIWVDSTRAIEGRKPYEESKNDIATRMREVEGQKLGEKAREYVTALHDEYGLKLDQAVLDKFVAKMLDPQMTLNKELGPMFTAEEKAQIAGTHKLGNITIDDMIQKVGANAYRVDWKNPQSVKDLAHAICEPQFLEDKAVKEGYLKKAMEDPSIVQQKKTAIMRLVEKVEITEKLDGNEDADRAYYEQHLQEFIQPETRTIREIFIKEDSAKAAKVRERALKGEDFQKLAWQFNEKESTKRDSGRIGPFEEKRFGMIGKSAFQLQKKGDISEVVKVGKNYSVLQLLETYPSRTKTWEEAKGDARRENRVVRTKQLTEELEKMLLSRYPLKINEEKLSTLWPLPPERQDRAARDQ